Proteins found in one Gimesia chilikensis genomic segment:
- a CDS encoding serine/threonine protein kinase yields MNDPESKDQAGCPGDSSLESQNTQAPAGDLDDSLEKTLRQSPAEREQAAHLSKDRLSLPAKVPGYLMVRSLGEGSYGSVWLAQEENTGKYVAIKFYTYRRGLDWSLLNREVEKLAELYTSRNIISLQGVGWNSDPPYYMMEYLENGSLASFLDAGPLPVPEAVRIAKTVLQALVHAHGRGILHCDLKPANVLLDDNYEPRICDFGQSRLSDEQSPSLGTLYYMAPEQADLQAVPDARWDVYALGALLYHMLSGKAPYRTPENEQAIRQLETLEEKLEAYRELIRKAPRPAEHRKVKGIDRRLIDIIDRCLETDPRNRFPNAQAVLSSLVQREQYRARRPLIALGIIGPLLLVLGVIPVAGAAVNQMVSQFRENLTARALKGDLISANLLSQNVEHDLQDRQVQLVELSERTLLRDMLEKVQDPQDDQSESLESYGEIAEYLQHEKDLVDEKRESLQREKDASWFLTDAKGIQVWRDPPRPTIGQDFSHRDYFHGHGTEYEKGHAPASVQPIQRPYICQVFKSDASNQWMVAVAVPIWSLQHDRVLGILGRTTHLDQLLTGYDESIRGDSEKIGDRKIALIDNRDGKVLAHPRMTAENLRPMSREEVDQLVLKGEHFDQLKLFKLTEKKENRGPLPAVISDYHDPVEAVFSDDPQDNLWLAAFAPVGNTGWTAVVQERRGLALRPVVEMKRWLIEYGLIVLVTSCLLIFTVWYFVMRVLTERRGWDWSRHQSEKKSDTETTVSN; encoded by the coding sequence ATGAATGATCCAGAATCAAAAGATCAGGCAGGCTGCCCCGGCGATTCCAGTCTGGAGAGCCAAAATACGCAGGCCCCTGCAGGGGACCTGGATGATTCACTGGAAAAAACACTGAGGCAGAGTCCCGCTGAGCGTGAGCAGGCGGCCCACCTGAGTAAGGATCGACTGTCGCTGCCTGCGAAGGTCCCCGGTTATCTGATGGTTCGTTCCCTGGGGGAAGGATCCTATGGATCGGTCTGGCTGGCCCAGGAAGAAAATACCGGGAAGTATGTGGCAATCAAGTTCTATACGTATCGCCGGGGCCTGGACTGGTCGCTGCTGAACCGGGAAGTTGAAAAACTGGCAGAGCTTTATACCTCGCGGAATATTATCAGTCTGCAGGGAGTGGGCTGGAACAGTGATCCTCCCTACTACATGATGGAGTACCTGGAAAATGGATCACTGGCATCGTTTCTGGATGCAGGCCCGTTGCCGGTTCCTGAGGCCGTTCGCATCGCCAAAACTGTATTACAGGCACTGGTGCATGCGCATGGGAGAGGCATTCTACACTGTGATCTGAAGCCGGCGAATGTTCTGCTGGATGACAATTATGAGCCCCGGATTTGTGATTTCGGGCAGTCCCGTCTGTCTGACGAACAGAGCCCTTCTCTGGGAACGCTTTATTACATGGCTCCCGAACAGGCAGACCTGCAGGCGGTTCCCGATGCCCGCTGGGACGTCTATGCTCTGGGAGCATTGCTCTATCACATGCTGTCCGGCAAGGCGCCTTACCGGACGCCTGAGAATGAGCAGGCCATTCGTCAGCTGGAGACGCTGGAAGAAAAGCTCGAAGCCTATCGGGAATTGATCCGCAAAGCCCCCCGCCCTGCGGAACATCGCAAAGTCAAAGGGATCGACCGCCGTCTGATCGATATTATCGATCGATGTCTGGAAACAGATCCCCGCAATCGATTTCCTAATGCGCAGGCCGTATTGAGCAGTCTTGTCCAGCGTGAGCAGTATCGTGCCCGTCGTCCTTTAATTGCACTGGGAATCATCGGACCTTTATTGCTGGTGCTGGGAGTGATTCCGGTGGCGGGGGCGGCGGTGAATCAGATGGTCTCTCAGTTTCGTGAAAACCTGACAGCGCGGGCGTTGAAGGGAGATCTGATCTCGGCCAACCTGCTGTCACAAAACGTGGAGCACGATCTTCAGGATCGTCAGGTACAGCTGGTAGAATTATCTGAGCGAACTCTGCTGCGTGATATGCTGGAAAAAGTACAGGATCCACAGGATGACCAATCAGAGAGCCTGGAGAGCTACGGTGAAATTGCAGAATACCTGCAACACGAGAAAGATCTGGTCGATGAGAAGCGAGAATCTCTGCAGCGGGAAAAAGACGCCAGCTGGTTTTTAACGGATGCGAAAGGGATTCAGGTCTGGCGGGACCCTCCCCGTCCGACCATCGGGCAGGACTTCTCTCACCGGGACTACTTTCATGGTCATGGGACCGAATATGAGAAAGGCCATGCACCTGCTTCCGTTCAGCCGATTCAGCGTCCATATATCTGTCAGGTCTTCAAAAGTGATGCCTCCAATCAGTGGATGGTAGCGGTAGCAGTTCCGATCTGGAGTTTGCAACACGACAGAGTACTGGGGATTCTGGGACGCACGACCCACCTGGATCAGTTGCTCACAGGTTATGATGAAAGCATTCGCGGCGATTCCGAGAAAATCGGTGACCGGAAAATTGCACTGATTGATAACCGGGATGGAAAGGTGCTGGCTCATCCCCGTATGACCGCAGAAAACCTGCGACCCATGAGTCGGGAAGAGGTCGATCAGCTGGTACTCAAAGGTGAGCACTTTGATCAGCTGAAATTATTTAAACTGACAGAGAAGAAGGAAAATCGTGGCCCGTTGCCTGCGGTAATCAGCGATTATCATGATCCGGTAGAGGCGGTCTTTTCCGATGATCCTCAGGATAATCTCTGGCTGGCTGCTTTCGCACCGGTGGGAAATACGGGATGGACGGCCGTCGTTCAGGAACGACGGGGGCTGGCGTTGCGGCCGGTTGTCGAGATGAAACGCTGGCTGATTGAGTACGGGTTGATTGTGCTCGTCACGAGTTGCCTGCTGATCTTTACGGTATGGTATTTCGTAATGCGGGTTTTGACCGAGCGGCGCGGCTGGGACTGGTCTCGTCACCAGTCGGAAAAGAAATCGGATACGGAGACAACGGTTTCGAATTGA
- a CDS encoding response regulator codes for MLQASEKSNARILVIDDDPLFRNLMVSFLRREYFVSVASDGSEGFYKALEYPPDIAIVDVQMPVWDGLQTLKAFRSHPTLCKTKIIMLTSDASKGTVVAAIQGGANDYIIKTSFSKTELLDKVRKFAQPGSGNVANTPNSARRQNSVTAAVSSTPQPHPAEKSAGRASIEDQLSDLSLDKSEEEMLEEIMDEWE; via the coding sequence ATGCTACAAGCATCAGAAAAGTCAAACGCACGCATTTTAGTTATAGATGACGACCCGCTCTTCCGTAATCTCATGGTTTCATTTTTACGGAGAGAGTATTTTGTATCCGTGGCCAGTGATGGCTCGGAAGGTTTTTACAAAGCACTCGAGTATCCACCGGACATTGCCATTGTCGATGTGCAGATGCCGGTCTGGGATGGTTTGCAGACACTGAAAGCATTCCGGTCACATCCGACCCTCTGCAAGACAAAAATCATCATGCTGACTTCAGATGCCAGCAAGGGGACAGTTGTCGCTGCAATTCAGGGGGGAGCGAACGACTACATCATTAAAACCAGCTTCTCTAAAACAGAGCTGCTGGATAAGGTCCGGAAATTCGCCCAGCCGGGATCCGGAAATGTGGCCAATACTCCGAATTCAGCACGCCGTCAGAACTCGGTCACTGCTGCCGTGAGTAGTACTCCGCAACCTCACCCTGCAGAAAAAAGTGCTGGTCGTGCTTCCATTGAAGATCAACTGAGCGATCTTTCTCTCGACAAGTCAGAGGAAGAGATGCTGGAAGAGATTATGGATGAATGGGAGTAA
- the gyrA gene encoding DNA gyrase subunit A — protein sequence MATDNGEEPNIDPNIKHLDIQDEMRDSYLTYAMSVIISRALPDARDGLKPSQRRILVAMNDLNLGASSSRVKCAKISGDTSGNYHPHGDGSIYPTLVRLGQEWVMRNVLIDKQGNFGSLAGLPPAAMRYTEARLAPVAAEMLDDINRNTVDFVPTYDQRNDEPVVLPSKFPNLLVNGSSGIAVGMATSIPPQNMGEACEAVKLLIDNPDATIDDILQVMPGPDFPTGGIICGRYGIRKGYATGRSTITLRARTHFETEKQSDVIVITEIPYMETRDRIREKLELLVRDDRVKGISRIVDLTDRNVPPWKVHLQIILKRDADKEVVLAQLFKFSPLQTTFSIILLALVGNRPETLSIKELIQQFILHRIDVIRRRTEFLLAEARKRKHTVEGLMIAQIDIDEVIKTIRNSPSRAEAKISLQGMQVDGKLIERALGEAGFKEYQNEQGVHEYYSLSANQAEAIVSMQLGSLANLEREKLADEHRELLKAISEYLYLLSDEDHIRAVIRDDMLHLQEKYADKRRTDISDEELTDVNRDDLIAEEPMVVTLSQRGYIKRTQLNTYQAQNRGGKGVRGAKVDEEDPIEHLFVASTHSYLLFITNRGRVYWSKVYDLPLQGRTAKGRALVNLLSLQEDETVSNCVSVREFDEERFLVMATRNGIIKKSPLSAYSRVQRGGIIAIKLDEDDELVEALIVSPGEDLLLATSDGMAIRFAQSDARSMGRNTRGVKGIKLSKSGHVIGMVIADPRYCLLTVCENGHGKRTPFGFIPASEEDEDQDEQTETDEELSTAESDSDEDSDDEQETRSGMQYRRQKRGGKGIRDIRTSARNGQAVDIISVAEDDEILMVTRSGKIQRIRGCEISQVGRNTQGVRVITLDDNDKLVSLARIPAEIVVDSENEPPDADAEGNTTTESESLETENESNSAQDTPGDQV from the coding sequence TTGGCCACCGATAACGGCGAAGAGCCAAATATTGACCCGAATATCAAGCATCTGGACATTCAGGATGAAATGCGGGACAGTTACCTCACCTATGCGATGAGTGTAATTATCAGCCGCGCCCTGCCTGACGCTCGCGATGGTCTCAAACCCTCACAGCGTCGTATTCTGGTCGCCATGAACGATCTGAACCTGGGAGCCAGTTCATCCCGGGTAAAATGCGCAAAGATTTCCGGTGACACCAGCGGTAACTATCACCCGCACGGGGATGGTTCAATTTATCCTACCCTGGTCCGTCTGGGGCAGGAATGGGTCATGCGGAATGTCCTCATCGACAAGCAGGGGAACTTCGGCTCTCTGGCCGGTCTGCCTCCCGCAGCCATGCGTTACACCGAAGCCCGACTGGCCCCCGTCGCCGCAGAGATGCTGGACGACATCAACCGCAATACGGTCGACTTCGTGCCGACTTATGACCAGCGGAACGATGAGCCGGTCGTGCTCCCCTCAAAGTTTCCGAACCTGCTGGTTAACGGTTCCAGCGGGATTGCCGTCGGTATGGCGACCAGTATCCCTCCCCAGAATATGGGTGAGGCCTGCGAAGCCGTCAAACTGTTGATCGACAATCCTGATGCGACCATCGACGACATCCTGCAGGTCATGCCTGGCCCCGATTTCCCGACCGGGGGAATCATCTGTGGTCGTTACGGCATCCGCAAAGGATATGCCACCGGACGTTCCACCATCACACTGCGGGCTCGTACTCACTTCGAAACTGAAAAACAGTCCGATGTGATTGTGATCACGGAAATTCCTTACATGGAAACCCGTGACCGCATTCGTGAAAAACTGGAACTGCTGGTCCGCGACGACCGGGTCAAAGGGATTTCCCGCATTGTGGACCTTACCGACCGCAATGTGCCTCCCTGGAAAGTCCATCTGCAGATCATTCTCAAGCGGGATGCTGACAAGGAAGTGGTGCTCGCGCAGCTCTTCAAGTTCTCACCGCTGCAGACCACTTTCAGTATCATCCTGCTCGCGCTGGTCGGGAACCGTCCCGAAACCCTCTCGATCAAGGAACTGATCCAGCAGTTTATCCTGCACCGCATCGACGTGATCCGACGTCGGACCGAATTCCTGCTCGCTGAAGCCCGCAAGCGGAAACACACGGTCGAAGGTCTGATGATCGCTCAGATTGATATTGATGAAGTGATCAAGACCATCCGCAACTCACCCAGCCGAGCCGAAGCCAAAATCAGCCTGCAGGGCATGCAGGTCGACGGAAAACTCATTGAACGGGCACTGGGTGAAGCAGGATTCAAAGAATACCAGAACGAGCAGGGTGTTCACGAATATTACTCCCTCTCCGCAAATCAGGCCGAAGCCATTGTTTCGATGCAGCTCGGTTCACTGGCCAACCTGGAACGGGAAAAACTGGCCGACGAACACCGCGAGCTGCTGAAAGCGATCTCCGAATACCTGTACCTGCTCTCGGACGAGGACCATATTCGCGCGGTGATTCGCGACGATATGCTTCACCTGCAGGAAAAGTATGCAGATAAACGCCGGACCGACATCAGTGACGAAGAACTGACTGACGTCAACCGGGATGATCTGATTGCCGAGGAACCGATGGTCGTCACGCTTTCACAGCGCGGCTACATCAAACGGACCCAGCTCAACACTTATCAGGCTCAGAACAGAGGCGGCAAAGGGGTCCGCGGCGCTAAAGTCGATGAGGAAGACCCCATCGAGCACCTGTTCGTCGCCAGTACTCACTCTTACCTGCTGTTCATCACGAATCGCGGGCGGGTTTACTGGTCCAAGGTCTACGACCTGCCCCTGCAGGGCCGCACCGCCAAAGGCCGGGCACTGGTCAACCTGCTTTCACTGCAGGAAGATGAAACCGTTTCCAACTGTGTCTCTGTCCGGGAATTCGATGAAGAACGCTTCCTGGTCATGGCCACCCGTAACGGTATCATCAAGAAATCGCCTCTGTCCGCTTACAGCCGGGTACAACGGGGCGGGATTATTGCGATCAAACTCGATGAAGACGACGAACTCGTCGAAGCTCTCATCGTCTCCCCGGGAGAAGACCTCCTGCTGGCTACCTCTGACGGCATGGCAATCCGTTTTGCCCAGTCGGATGCACGCAGCATGGGACGAAATACCCGCGGTGTCAAAGGCATCAAGCTGTCTAAATCTGGTCACGTGATCGGCATGGTCATCGCGGATCCTCGATATTGCCTGCTGACAGTTTGTGAGAATGGACACGGAAAGCGCACTCCTTTCGGCTTCATCCCAGCTTCGGAAGAGGATGAAGATCAGGATGAGCAGACCGAGACAGACGAAGAACTTTCAACTGCTGAAAGCGATTCCGACGAAGATTCTGATGACGAACAGGAAACCCGCAGCGGTATGCAATATCGTCGACAGAAACGCGGCGGTAAGGGAATTCGCGACATCCGCACATCGGCACGCAACGGTCAGGCGGTCGACATCATCTCTGTCGCGGAGGACGATGAGATTCTGATGGTAACCCGCAGTGGGAAAATTCAACGCATCCGAGGCTGCGAAATCAGTCAGGTCGGTCGAAATACTCAGGGCGTGCGAGTGATCACCCTGGACGATAACGACAAACTGGTCTCCCTGGCCCGAATTCCTGCTGAAATCGTTGTCGACTCAGAAAACGAACCTCCGGACGCCGACGCTGAAGGGAATACGACCACGGAATCAGAGTCTCTGGAAACGGAAAACGAAAGCAACAGTGCTCAAGACACCCCTGGTGACCAGGTTTAA
- a CDS encoding zinc ribbon domain-containing protein translates to MDLPTCPSCGASVLDEDVTECPSCGAPMKSSGKTSSPSPKDKPAPAKSAATEQPVKRRGRETVSDDDPFELERKKQEAVKVIPLARKPAKGKMFRVVCPMCDTQGFASEKVVGREVKCRNPECLAPVFTVPNPEAQERKATEEEEPKEKKPSKLPLIGAIVVSAGAIGGAYWYFTQVPDASELSQPFKNPVISQATKNNFSNNSNDKPNPLAQNPLNPPEQTTQNSQTSVDPAKVKQNALEEIVNLSRDRGNRSKPFSRRLAAEAYAVTRNIPAAREQMERIDAVSPPLPFYKIFPLIEIGWIQLKEKDQAGLKETLDQTIELSQKIPDYGGRDTLDLISRLAAFWIAAGKEDLATDLIRKYQAESNLAQLSAYLQIAQEANHHDFESLIDLHRMWASPQWVATTMILVTHGYPEAALNWAAMASDSADRTEAVTQWSLSRLEQAVKQQQKPDLSLVQPAEQKLSPTGNAMMLARCARELVNLNQKEAAQAFVDRAVSLIKDQPVPTPITLGDLKEVNSMRLPQAAPLEQLAQTYLQIACAESELGKKAEALQYLKNAVQSIQATAPSLAAVKEKSNATTNFNFRDEIKDTFNLDTSDRVNRAITEYNKQLRSLKAAGEQRSEKLVALLAQASRSGLAPEVWNLVQAASQNSNLNLKDALQETTLPAVILESVGSQNEDLKSQISKALTSSAPKLSKEDELLRQTASLIKNGKPEQAAHLINQSDLKKPWKGQLSLKLLSRLLNQSQFSQAVQFVTATKDPVLREDMLNTIGAVAVEQKQIPAVSKILQGSNYTPTERISGYLGLVTGIEAARGSQPETPPAKEPEKKL, encoded by the coding sequence ATGGATTTGCCAACCTGCCCGTCCTGTGGGGCATCAGTACTTGATGAAGACGTCACCGAGTGCCCGTCCTGCGGCGCCCCCATGAAGTCCTCAGGTAAAACCAGCAGCCCCTCTCCCAAAGACAAACCCGCACCTGCTAAATCCGCTGCAACTGAGCAACCCGTCAAACGTCGAGGCCGGGAAACGGTTTCCGATGACGATCCGTTTGAACTGGAACGGAAAAAACAGGAAGCAGTGAAGGTGATCCCACTGGCTCGCAAACCTGCCAAGGGAAAGATGTTCCGTGTCGTCTGCCCCATGTGCGACACCCAGGGATTTGCCTCTGAGAAAGTCGTCGGACGCGAGGTAAAATGTCGAAATCCAGAGTGTCTGGCCCCCGTCTTCACCGTCCCCAATCCTGAAGCGCAGGAACGCAAAGCCACTGAGGAAGAAGAGCCCAAAGAAAAGAAACCCTCGAAACTGCCGCTGATCGGTGCCATCGTAGTTTCTGCGGGAGCCATTGGTGGCGCCTACTGGTATTTCACTCAGGTTCCAGATGCTTCCGAACTGTCCCAGCCCTTCAAAAACCCGGTCATTTCTCAGGCGACAAAGAATAATTTCTCAAACAATTCCAATGATAAACCAAATCCTCTGGCGCAAAACCCGCTGAATCCCCCCGAGCAGACAACACAGAATTCGCAGACGTCCGTTGATCCGGCCAAAGTGAAACAGAATGCACTGGAGGAAATTGTTAATCTTTCTCGCGACCGCGGGAATCGCAGCAAACCGTTCAGTCGGCGACTGGCAGCCGAAGCTTATGCAGTTACCAGAAACATTCCTGCCGCCCGCGAACAGATGGAGCGGATTGACGCCGTCAGTCCTCCACTGCCATTTTATAAAATCTTCCCCCTGATCGAAATTGGCTGGATTCAGCTTAAGGAGAAAGATCAGGCCGGTCTCAAAGAGACGCTGGATCAGACAATTGAACTCTCCCAGAAGATCCCCGATTACGGCGGAAGGGATACCTTAGACCTGATCTCCCGCCTGGCTGCCTTCTGGATTGCCGCCGGAAAAGAAGACCTGGCTACCGATCTCATCCGCAAATACCAGGCGGAAAGTAATCTGGCACAACTCTCGGCTTACCTGCAGATCGCCCAGGAAGCCAATCACCATGATTTTGAATCCCTGATTGACCTGCACCGCATGTGGGCTTCTCCCCAGTGGGTAGCAACCACCATGATTCTGGTCACTCACGGTTATCCGGAAGCCGCCCTGAACTGGGCAGCCATGGCCTCCGATTCTGCTGATCGGACGGAAGCAGTTACTCAATGGTCACTCTCTCGGCTCGAACAGGCCGTCAAACAACAGCAGAAACCAGATTTAAGTCTGGTTCAGCCGGCAGAGCAGAAGCTCTCGCCCACTGGCAACGCCATGATGCTGGCCCGCTGTGCGCGAGAACTGGTCAACCTGAATCAGAAAGAGGCCGCACAGGCCTTTGTCGACCGGGCCGTCAGTCTGATCAAAGATCAGCCCGTTCCGACTCCCATTACTCTGGGAGACCTCAAAGAGGTGAACTCCATGCGACTGCCTCAGGCTGCTCCTCTGGAACAGCTGGCTCAGACTTATCTGCAGATCGCCTGTGCCGAGTCAGAGCTAGGCAAGAAAGCTGAAGCACTGCAATACCTCAAAAATGCAGTCCAGAGCATTCAGGCCACTGCCCCCAGCCTCGCTGCAGTCAAAGAAAAATCGAACGCAACGACGAATTTCAATTTCCGGGATGAGATCAAAGACACCTTCAATCTCGACACTTCCGATCGCGTTAACCGGGCCATTACTGAATACAACAAACAACTCCGCAGTCTGAAAGCCGCCGGTGAACAGCGATCCGAAAAATTAGTCGCACTCCTGGCACAGGCCTCCCGCTCAGGCCTGGCTCCTGAAGTCTGGAATCTGGTGCAGGCTGCCTCACAAAATTCAAATCTCAACCTCAAAGATGCCCTGCAGGAAACGACGCTGCCTGCTGTAATTCTGGAATCTGTCGGCTCACAGAACGAAGATCTGAAATCACAGATCAGTAAAGCCCTGACCAGCAGTGCCCCCAAGCTTTCCAAAGAAGATGAGCTGCTCCGTCAGACCGCGTCCCTGATCAAGAACGGGAAACCAGAGCAGGCAGCTCACCTGATCAACCAGTCTGACCTGAAGAAACCCTGGAAGGGGCAACTCTCCCTCAAGCTGTTATCCCGACTCTTGAATCAGTCGCAATTCAGTCAGGCCGTGCAGTTTGTGACTGCGACCAAAGATCCGGTACTCCGTGAGGATATGCTGAATACAATTGGTGCAGTCGCGGTCGAACAGAAACAGATCCCGGCTGTCAGCAAAATTCTTCAAGGCAGTAATTACACGCCCACCGAACGAATCTCAGGCTATCTGGGACTGGTCACAGGAATTGAGGCTGCCCGTGGTTCACAACCCGAAACGCCTCCTGCCAAAGAACCAGAGAAAAAGTTGTAA
- a CDS encoding adenylate/guanylate cyclase domain-containing protein, producing MLELLIYGAHSRDSSRIGLEPGQELVLGRASTADISVPWDDRISRRHARLQVQSKQVHVSKIEEAENEIFLSGSGQTEFQLEPGNSFVIGSTTFQLVDSVSSFTSPRESPLEEVTFKPHELLKVKYRDADQRIDVLAHLPELILDARNDADLFHRLVTMLLSGVKHADAVAVVRLNEDDRVEVPFWERRRQAQGGFHPSGRLVKEAVKKSGRSVLHVWAAREEKPEQDDYTAVAEFDWAFCTPIEDGPAGNWGLYVAGELDHPYQAGGGRSGLDLQADVKFTELVAAIVKSVRRLNQLERQQAGLRQFFAPPILSALGDNLNTEILEPRECDVTVLFCDLRGFSQHAEDSSGDLIGLLGRVSQALGIMTAHILDFGGVTGDFQGDAALGFWGWPFSSDLAPLDACRAALAIRQAFEQIRQQPEHPLSDFRMGIGIAHGRAVAGKIGTSDQVKVTVFGPVVNLASRLEGLTKHLRVPVVLDEATAQIVRSKLDRREGRVRKLAQILPYGMEKSVLVSELLPPESQAETLTEEEVACYERAVDCFITGDWEESFRLLHAIPASDRAQDFLSLQIARSNRVAPADWDGTIRFDSK from the coding sequence TTGTTGGAACTTTTGATCTATGGAGCCCATTCCCGGGATTCCAGTCGCATCGGACTGGAGCCGGGGCAGGAACTGGTATTAGGGCGTGCTTCCACTGCCGACATTTCGGTTCCCTGGGATGACCGTATTTCGCGACGGCATGCCCGCTTGCAGGTGCAGTCCAAACAGGTGCACGTCAGTAAGATTGAGGAAGCAGAAAACGAAATCTTCCTATCTGGTTCCGGGCAGACCGAGTTTCAGCTCGAACCGGGTAACTCGTTTGTTATTGGCTCTACGACATTCCAACTGGTTGACTCCGTGTCCAGTTTTACTTCACCTCGTGAATCCCCGCTGGAAGAGGTGACCTTCAAGCCACATGAACTTCTAAAAGTTAAGTATCGAGATGCCGATCAGAGAATCGACGTACTCGCGCATCTGCCAGAACTGATTTTAGATGCTCGGAATGATGCAGACCTGTTTCATCGTCTGGTGACGATGCTGCTGTCGGGCGTCAAGCATGCTGACGCGGTGGCTGTCGTGCGGCTCAATGAGGATGACCGGGTCGAAGTTCCTTTCTGGGAGCGTCGACGACAGGCCCAGGGGGGCTTTCATCCGAGTGGGCGTCTGGTGAAAGAGGCTGTTAAAAAGAGCGGGCGCTCGGTGCTTCACGTCTGGGCGGCACGTGAAGAAAAACCGGAGCAGGATGATTATACAGCAGTTGCTGAGTTTGACTGGGCATTCTGTACGCCGATTGAAGATGGTCCTGCGGGAAATTGGGGACTGTATGTTGCGGGGGAACTGGATCATCCTTATCAGGCAGGTGGTGGCAGGAGTGGTCTCGATCTCCAGGCGGACGTAAAATTCACCGAGCTGGTTGCGGCGATCGTGAAGTCGGTCCGTCGCCTGAACCAACTGGAACGTCAACAGGCCGGTCTGCGCCAGTTCTTTGCTCCTCCGATCCTGTCTGCTTTGGGGGATAATCTGAATACGGAGATTCTGGAGCCCCGCGAATGTGATGTGACGGTGCTGTTCTGTGACTTACGAGGATTCAGTCAGCACGCGGAAGATTCTTCCGGCGACCTGATCGGTCTCTTGGGGCGTGTCAGTCAGGCGCTGGGGATTATGACAGCGCATATTCTGGACTTTGGCGGGGTGACGGGAGATTTCCAGGGAGATGCAGCTCTGGGTTTCTGGGGCTGGCCCTTCTCTTCTGATCTGGCGCCCCTGGATGCCTGTCGGGCAGCCCTGGCGATCCGTCAGGCCTTTGAACAGATTCGTCAGCAACCCGAACATCCGCTGTCTGATTTTCGAATGGGGATTGGAATTGCCCATGGTCGGGCAGTCGCGGGTAAAATCGGCACCAGCGACCAGGTTAAGGTGACCGTGTTTGGTCCGGTGGTTAATCTGGCCAGCCGCCTGGAAGGTTTGACCAAGCACCTCCGCGTTCCGGTTGTGCTGGATGAAGCGACGGCGCAGATCGTGCGGAGTAAACTGGATCGTCGGGAAGGTCGCGTTCGCAAACTTGCTCAGATCCTGCCCTATGGCATGGAGAAGTCGGTGCTGGTCAGCGAACTATTGCCTCCCGAATCGCAGGCGGAAACTCTGACAGAAGAGGAAGTTGCCTGCTACGAACGTGCTGTAGACTGCTTTATAACAGGCGACTGGGAAGAATCATTTCGTCTGCTGCACGCGATTCCCGCTTCCGACCGGGCCCAGGATTTTCTGTCTCTGCAGATTGCCCGTTCAAATCGAGTGGCACCTGCCGACTGGGATGGGACAATCCGCTTCGATTCCAAGTAA